One Neodiprion pinetum isolate iyNeoPine1 chromosome 1, iyNeoPine1.2, whole genome shotgun sequence genomic window carries:
- the Rev1 gene encoding DNA repair protein Rev1 isoform X3 has protein sequence MTSKRKNRDAWAPTGFEEWGGYMAAKKAKLEEQFQERAAVEFKNNSTLFQGLCIFVNGYTKPSADELRLLMMEHNGVYHHYMRPRITTHIIASNLPYSKIMMYKKSQNPLPICKPEWITDSIKAGKLLNYQDYLLYSNHTKTQPKLAFGATSAKLAPELDTDKDKAILDDNSTKSKEVGPESSKPNTVSKQVSPTKEGGSRSVNSTKNPEFLSEFYNNSRLHHISTMGAVFKDYINELRDKSDKSFPGLESLKKLKRPNRTPETLDPMNSDSDEDLIDSSLDEKFAKQEPVIMHIDMDCFFVSVGLRNRPELKGLPVAVTHAKGNKAPQNASSREIEMKMYKERFKEKLNKGQKVEEKDQESSTVADKHYENASLSEIASCSYEARKAGLKNGMFLGQALKLCPDLKTIPYDFEGYKEVSYALYDIVATYTLDIEAVSCDEMYADCTKIISESGLRPLEFAEIIRKQITEKTGCPVSTGFGGNKLQARLATKKAKPNGQFYLEHKDVRRYMSTINIRDLPGVGATMTHKLNGMGVFTCAELQSVAIRELQKELGKKTGEMVYNMCRGIDNTKLNLEHVRKSVSAEVNYGIRFESATDADKFLKQLSEEVCNRLIKANVKGRCVTLKLMIRSKNAPVETAKYMGHGICDHITRSKNLISPVNDLSIIAKEVLTLWNQLQQIPEDVRGVGIQISRLESTKSSEKSNLMAFINKTQQPGSKNKPEILSIQNVPKESKLGRLHGFLLTSKQCTPIAKSTVNSTSLASSLQSTPSISSEKKAVTTSNSVESGGSAISKENKSLRQATSSISENGNQFIDQQLRSSKPESKPNNIEDHLLMQEIDESVLAELPEEIQREITDAAKSRVVKKVKNKQEILPPIQKHSPAIPKSRENPPLIQKKQDAYFKQSKPNIEKPKKSEMPPIQEVDLAVLLELPDEIRNEILNEYRAKANESKQLAIPGCSANAINNEVRDKSPIDEANLSISQVDPDVLAALPKDIQNDVKDYCASKKLEKNTTSAQMNNKNVLIPKRFGTATSRSTVNQKATRSIKSKVSDNGKSSKTSKNKKNILVNNTKSLKKSPEPKQQVLDNDPGPAAELLKLDTPDIESKIKENATDNIMSLSMAAKSGDPEDQKALLKLLVEELMDLSLKEVKIQIQNWISESDSVNEVDFLAFTTFLSSLPKEKRIEDLHVLLKTMHRFISKSKLCVWHRAYRKTVEHVQHHMLATYDSSLMVPSIECEHVACSNGEDT, from the exons ATGACTTCAAAGCGAAAAAATAGGGATGCCTGGGCTCCCACAGGGTTCGAAGAATGG GGTGGGTACATGGCGGCTAAAAAGGCGAAGCTGGAAGAACAGTTTCAGGAAAGAGCAGCGGTCGAGTTCAAAAATAACTCAACGCTTTTCCAAGGACTTTGCATATTCGTTAATGGCTACACAAAGCCGTCTGCTGATGAACTGCGGCTTCTTATGATGGAGCACAACGGTGTCTATCACCACTACATGCGCCCACGCATAACGACGCATATAATAGCATCAAATTTGCCGTATTCAAAGAtcatgatgtataaaaaaagcCAAAACCCGTTGCCAATTTGCAAACCTGAGTGGATCACAGACAGCATTAAGGCTGGCAAACTGCTCAACTACCAGGATTATCTCCTGTACTCTAATCACACTAAAACCCAGCCCAAGTTGGCCTTTGGAGCAACTTCTGCCAAATTGGCACCAGAATTGGATACCGACAAAGACAAAGCAATTCTGGATGATAATAGTACGAAGAGTAAGGAGGTAGGTCCAGAGAGTTCTAAACCAAATACAGTTTCTAAACAAGTCTCTCCTACAAAAGAGGGCGGAAGTCGGTCCGTCAACTCCACTAAAAATCCTGAGTTCTTATCAGAGTTTTACAATAATTCAAGGCTGCATCATATTTCTACAATGGGGGCCGTCTTTAAGGATTACATTAACGAGCTCAGAGATAAGAGTGACAAGTCATTCCCGGGACTTGAGAGTctcaagaaattgaaaagacCTAATCGAACACCAGAGACTTTGGATCCAATGAATTCAGACTCTGATGAAGATCTGATCGACTCATCCTTAGATGAGAAATTTGCGAAGCAGGAACCAGTCATAATGCACATTGATATGGACTGCTTCTTTGTTTCTGTTGGGCTGAGAAATAGGCCTGAATTAAAGGGTCTCCCTGTGGCCGTGACGCATGCGAAGGGCAACAAAGCTCCCCAGAATGCAAGCTCGCGTGagatagaaatgaaaatgtacaAGGAGAGATTTAAAGAGAAATTGAACAAGGGGCAGAAGGTAGAAGAGAAGGATCAGGAGTCGAGCACTGTGGCCGATAAACATTACGAAAATGCTTCTCTATCTGAAATTGCGTCATGTTCTTACGAAGCAAGGAAAGCTGGTCTCAAGAATGGAATGTTCTTGGGACAAGCATTAAAACTCTGTCCAGATCTTAAAACTATTCCTTATGACTTCGAAGGCTACAAAGAAGTCTCTTACGCTTTGTACGACATAGTGGCAACTTACACTTTGGACATCGAGGCGGTGAGTTGCGATGAAATGTATGCCGATTGCACAAAAATCATCTCTGAGTCCGGCCTGCGACCGTTGGAGTTTGCTGAGATTATAAGAAAACAGATTACTGAAAAAACTGGATGTCCCGTTTCTACTGGATTTGGTGGAAATAAATTACAGGCTAGACTAGCAACAAAGAAAGCTAAACCCAATGGACAATTTTACCTAGAGCATAAAGATGTTCGACGATACATGAGCACCATTAATATCAGAGACTTGCCAG gTGTTGGCGCCACAATGACCCACAAATTGAATGGAATGGGAGTCTTCACATGTGCCGAGTTACAGAGCGTAGCCATACGGGAGTTACAGAAAGAGCTGGGTAAAAAAACTGGAGAAATGGTTTACAATATGTGCCGTGGTATagataatacaaaattgaatttggagCATGTAAGAAAGTCAGTTTCTGCCGAAGTCAATTACGGAATAAGATTTGAAAGTGCGACAGATgctgataaatttttgaaacaattatcTGAAGAAGTTTGCAATAGGCTTATAAAAGCCAATGTAAAGGGTAGATGCGTCACTTTGAAGCTAATGATTAGATCGAAGAACGCGCCTGTTGAAACGGCAAAATATATGGGCCATGGAATTTGTGATCATATAACTAGGTCTAAAAATCTCATTTCACCTGTTAATGACTTATCCATCATTGCTAA AGAAGTTCTCACTCTATGGAATCAACTTCAACAAATACCAGAGGATGTTCGGGGAGTTGGAATACAAATTTCTCGATTAGAATCCACCAAAAGTAGTGAAAAATCTAATCTAATGGCATTCATTAATAAAACGCAACAGCCTGGTTCCAAAAACAAACCAGAGATTTTGAGTATACAAAACGTCCCAAAAGAATCTAAACTTGGAAGATTGCATGGTTTTCTCCTTACTTCTAAGCAATGCACGCCAATTGCTAAGAGTACGGTCAATTCAACAAGCTTAGCTAGTTCTTTGCAGAGTACTCCATCAATTTCTAGTGAAAAAAAGGCAGTTACAACTTCCAACTCAGTTGAAAGTGGAGGATCTGCGATcagtaaagaaaataaaagtctGCGACAAGCAACTTCTAGTATCAGTGAAAATGGCAATCAGTTTATTGATCAACAGTTAAGATCTAGTAAGCCTGAAAGTAAACCTAATAATATTGAAGATCATCTGCTGATGCAGGAGATCGACGAGTCTGTGCTGGCAGAACTGCCTGAAGAAATTCAAAGGGAGATAACGGATGCTGCCAAGTCTCGAGTTGTAAAGAAGGTAAAGAATAAGCAAGAGATTTTACCTCCCATCCAGAAACATTCACCCGCGATTCCAAAAAGTCGGGAAAATCCTCCTCTAATTCAGAAAAAACAGGATGCTTATTTTAAGCAGTCGAAACCGAATATAGAAAAACCGAAGAAATCTGAGATGCCTCCAATTCAAGAAGTTGATCTTGCTGTCCTGCTTGAGCTTCCAGATGAAattagaaatgaaatattgaacgAATATCGTGCTAAGGCAAACGAATCTAAACAACTTGCAATTCCAGGGTGCAGTGCAAACGCAATCAATAACGAAGTTCGTGATAAATCACCAATCGATGAGGCTAATCTATCGATTTCACAAGTTGATCCAGACGTTCTAGCAGCATTGCCAAAAGATATACAGAATGACGTTAAAGATTACTGCGCTTCCAAGAAGCTGGAGAAAAATACGACGTCTGCACAAATGAATAACAAGAATGTTTTGATTCCTAAACGGTTTGGAACGGCAACAAGCAGATCAACAGTGAATCAGAAAGCCACACGGTCAATTAAATCTAAAGTTAGTGATAATGGAAAGAGCAGTAAGACtagtaaaaataagaaaaacatCTTAGTAAATAATactaaaagtttgaaaaagtcTCCCGAGCCAAAACAGCAAGTTTTAGATAACGATCCTGGCCCTGCAGCAGAGCTGCTAAAACTTGATACACCGGACATTGAGAGTAAGATTAAGGAAAATGCGACTGATAATATTATGTCATTGAGCATGGCAGCAAAATCTGGAGATCCTGAAGATCAGAAAGCATTGCTGAAACTTTTAGTCGAGGAATTAATGGATTTGTCATTAAAAGag GTCAAGATCCAGATTCAAAATTGGATATCTGAATCAGATTCCGTAAACGAGGTAGATTTTTTAGCGTTTACCACGTTTCTCAGCAGTCTACCCAAGGAAAAACGTATTGAAGATTTGCACGTTTTATTGAAGACCATGCACag ATTCATCAGCAAAAGCAAACTTTGTGTTTGGCACCGAGCATACAGAAAAACTGTCGAACATGTCCAGCATCACATGTTGGCTACTTATGACAGCAGTTTAATGGTACCATCAATCGAGTGTGAACATGTTGCTTGCAGTAACGGTGAAGACACATAA